One Comamonas endophytica DNA window includes the following coding sequences:
- the guaD gene encoding guanine deaminase, whose translation MQIYRSALLRFTPEGQPLYEEDGLLAVARTPDGRARVQAAGSWAALSPAYAGLPVQHWPGRLIAPGFVDLHIHYPQTDVIGAPADGLLPWLENYTFPHEQRFADAQYAAEVADFFIAELLRNGVTTALAFATSHPASVDALMGAAQRAQMRLVTGKVLQDRHSPDGVRDATEQSLLDTEALIQRWHGVDRLGYAITPRFAPTSSEAQLRGAGELAARHPDVWVQSHVAENLDEIRWVRELFPQARSYLSVYDDFGLLRERAVYAHCIHLDDADRALMRARGAAAAISPTSNLFLGSGFFDYASAREAGFAYGLASDVGAGTSFSPFHTMLAAYTVGREGQTKRGLSLAPADLWWQHTGGAAAAMGLGGVVGNLLPGCEADFVVLDPAATPLLARKTQAARNLDELLFAMIVLGDDRLIEQTVISQAK comes from the coding sequence CAGGCCGCAGGCAGCTGGGCCGCGCTGTCGCCGGCCTATGCGGGCCTGCCGGTGCAGCATTGGCCGGGGCGGCTGATCGCGCCGGGCTTCGTGGACCTGCATATCCATTACCCGCAGACCGATGTGATCGGCGCGCCGGCCGACGGCCTGCTGCCCTGGCTCGAGAACTACACCTTCCCGCACGAGCAGCGTTTTGCCGATGCGCAGTACGCCGCCGAAGTCGCCGACTTCTTCATTGCCGAGCTGCTGCGCAACGGCGTGACGACGGCACTCGCCTTTGCCACCAGCCATCCGGCCTCGGTCGATGCGCTGATGGGCGCCGCGCAAAGGGCGCAGATGCGCCTGGTCACCGGCAAGGTGCTGCAGGACCGGCATTCGCCGGACGGCGTGCGCGATGCCACCGAGCAGAGCCTGCTGGACACCGAGGCATTGATCCAGCGCTGGCATGGCGTGGACCGGCTGGGCTACGCCATCACGCCGCGCTTCGCGCCCACCAGCTCCGAGGCCCAGCTGCGCGGCGCAGGGGAGCTGGCCGCGCGCCATCCCGATGTCTGGGTGCAGTCGCATGTGGCGGAAAACCTCGACGAGATCCGCTGGGTGCGCGAGCTGTTTCCGCAGGCGCGCAGCTACCTGTCGGTGTATGACGATTTCGGCCTGCTGCGCGAACGCGCGGTGTACGCGCACTGCATCCACCTCGATGACGCGGACCGCGCGTTGATGCGCGCGCGCGGCGCGGCCGCGGCCATCAGCCCGACCAGCAACCTGTTCCTGGGCAGCGGCTTCTTCGACTATGCCAGCGCGCGGGAAGCCGGCTTTGCCTACGGCCTGGCCAGCGACGTGGGCGCGGGCACGAGCTTCTCGCCGTTCCACACCATGCTGGCCGCCTACACCGTGGGGCGCGAGGGCCAGACCAAGCGCGGCCTGAGCCTGGCGCCCGCCGACCTGTGGTGGCAGCACACGGGCGGCGCAGCAGCCGCCATGGGCCTGGGCGGCGTGGTCGGCAATCTGCTGCCGGGCTGCGAGGCCGATTTCGTGGTGCTCGACCCGGCCGCCACGCCACTGCTCGCGCGCAAAACGCAGGCCGCGCGCAATCTCGACGAACTGCTGTTCGCGATGATCGTGCTGGGCGATGACCGGCTGATCGAGCAGACCGTGATTTCTCAAGCAAAATAG